The Streptomyces sp. NBC_00670 genome window below encodes:
- a CDS encoding enolase C-terminal domain-like protein, with the protein MAWTEEPLISDDLVGHAMLRDLGLVPIATGEHEFTRHGFRYPGTEVIPRVPRPIHRS; encoded by the coding sequence GTGGCCTGGACCGAGGAGCCGCTCATTTCCGACGACCTCGTCGGCCACGCGATGCTGCGCGACCTGGGCCTGGTGCCGATCGCCACGGGCGAGCACGAGTTCACCCGGCACGGCTTCCGGTACCCGGGCACCGAGGTCATTCCGCGCGTCCCGAGGCCGATCCACAGGTCCTGA
- a CDS encoding FtsX-like permease family protein codes for MLTLSFATFRERWHLFIGAVVTVALGVAIVQSSLLIVASAGKYGEAIAVLGMSLGVSSFLAVFIVSSTFAFTIAQRRRDLALLRLVGGSRGQIRRLLLSEALLLGVLGTVLGIPAGAVVMSAQTSLLTSLGFLPGSFGAAWHGWVLWVSAGIGIGVAQAGVLAASRRASRVRPLEALRETGAAARVMTGSRWFLGISLFVVGIVLMSIATAVDSPNGAIPLAVNSTVALALGLSALSPVVVPLVGRLTASLAGRTPLGSLARANLRDGVRRSASTAAPLLVLVALAIGLAGTFDTLSAGARRQLADDLHADLVAAGPVAPGTPGVAAVSNEYSLSVEATTVTHYGGDTDSETDEVEALAVDPAAYQRVHRLPLVAGSYADLHGATVAAAGGTLGSTVGIRAGGKTLTVRVVAVLPPKLNGGPEYLLPHDLVPSSALGTARSLVRLRPDADRVAVASTLPRPVSSLDAYIAQSDHAQDTLNSGVMKAIMGLGSVYAVIALVNAIVIAAGERRREFAVARLTGFSRGQVVGSALLEAAVVAVTGVLLGWLAALAALIGVSGVSGTLVMPWGITWLTVLGAFLVVGAASVWTSLSVTRPAPISLAAARE; via the coding sequence ATGCTCACCCTGTCCTTCGCCACCTTCCGGGAACGCTGGCACCTGTTCATCGGCGCCGTCGTCACCGTCGCGCTCGGCGTCGCGATCGTGCAGTCGTCGCTGCTGATCGTCGCCTCCGCCGGAAAGTACGGGGAGGCGATCGCCGTCCTCGGGATGTCGCTGGGGGTGTCGTCGTTCCTCGCCGTCTTCATCGTCAGCTCGACGTTCGCCTTCACCATCGCCCAGCGCCGCCGCGACCTCGCGCTGCTGCGCCTCGTCGGCGGCAGCCGCGGCCAGATCCGGCGGCTGCTGCTGTCCGAGGCGCTTCTGCTCGGCGTCCTCGGCACCGTCCTCGGGATACCGGCCGGAGCGGTCGTGATGAGCGCGCAGACGTCGCTGCTCACGAGCCTCGGCTTCCTGCCCGGTTCGTTCGGCGCCGCCTGGCACGGCTGGGTCCTGTGGGTCTCCGCGGGGATCGGCATCGGCGTCGCACAGGCCGGGGTGCTCGCCGCGTCGCGGCGGGCCTCTCGCGTGCGCCCGCTGGAGGCGCTGCGGGAGACCGGCGCCGCCGCGAGGGTGATGACCGGCTCCCGCTGGTTCCTCGGGATCTCGCTGTTCGTCGTGGGGATCGTCCTCATGTCGATCGCGACGGCCGTCGACAGTCCCAACGGGGCCATCCCGCTGGCGGTCAACTCCACGGTCGCCCTCGCGCTCGGCCTCAGCGCACTCAGCCCGGTCGTCGTGCCGCTGGTCGGAAGGCTCACCGCGAGCCTCGCCGGCCGTACCCCGCTCGGCTCGCTCGCGCGGGCCAACCTGCGCGACGGCGTCCGCCGCAGCGCGTCCACCGCCGCACCGCTGCTCGTCCTGGTGGCACTCGCGATCGGGCTGGCCGGCACGTTCGACACGCTGTCCGCAGGCGCACGGCGCCAACTGGCCGACGACCTGCACGCCGACCTCGTCGCCGCCGGACCGGTCGCACCCGGCACACCGGGTGTCGCGGCCGTGTCGAACGAGTACTCCCTGTCCGTCGAGGCCACCACCGTCACGCACTACGGCGGCGACACCGACAGCGAGACCGACGAGGTGGAGGCGCTCGCCGTCGACCCGGCCGCATACCAGCGGGTGCACCGGCTGCCTCTGGTCGCGGGCTCGTACGCCGACCTGCACGGCGCCACGGTCGCGGCGGCGGGCGGAACACTCGGCTCGACCGTGGGCATCCGGGCGGGCGGAAAGACGCTCACCGTGCGCGTGGTGGCCGTGCTCCCGCCGAAACTCAACGGTGGCCCGGAATACCTGCTGCCCCACGACCTGGTCCCGTCGTCCGCGCTCGGCACCGCGCGGTCCCTCGTGCGGCTCCGGCCGGACGCCGATCGGGTCGCCGTCGCGTCCACCCTGCCGCGGCCGGTCTCGTCCCTCGACGCGTACATCGCGCAGAGCGACCACGCACAGGACACCCTCAACTCCGGAGTCATGAAGGCGATCATGGGCCTGGGCTCGGTCTACGCCGTGATCGCCCTGGTGAACGCGATCGTCATCGCGGCCGGGGAACGCCGCCGCGAGTTCGCCGTGGCACGCCTCACCGGCTTCAGCCGCGGACAGGTCGTCGGCAGCGCGTTGCTCGAGGCGGCCGTCGTCGCCGTCACCGGTGTGCTGCTGGGCTGGCTGGCGGCACTGGCCGCACTGATCGGTGTCAGCGGGGTCTCCGGCACGCTGGTGATGCCGTGGGGCATCACCTGGCTGACCGTCCTCGGCGCGTTCCTCGTCGTCGGCGCGGCGAGCGTGTGGACCAGCCTCAGCGTCACCCGCCCCGCGCCGATCTCGCTGGCGGCGGCACGCGAATAG
- a CDS encoding ABC transporter ATP-binding protein, translating to MSEDTMTLLQKHTDTAVSLRGVVREYGSKQARVRALDGVDIGFARGTWTAVMGPSGSGKSTLLHCAAGLERPTGGQVLLGERDLATASEQELTRLRRGEIGFVFQSFNLIGSLTAEQNVALPLRLAGRKVSVKDVRAVLTDVGLGERLRHRPRELSGGQQQRVALARAMITHPAVLFADEPTGALDSRSARTVLALLRSMVDVSEQTIVMVTHDPAAAAAADSVVFLRDGRLVDRLVRPSVREVADRLAELEV from the coding sequence ATGAGCGAAGACACGATGACCCTCCTTCAGAAGCACACGGACACGGCCGTCTCACTCCGTGGCGTGGTCCGGGAGTACGGCAGCAAACAGGCACGCGTCCGCGCTCTCGACGGAGTCGACATCGGCTTCGCGCGCGGCACGTGGACCGCCGTGATGGGACCGTCCGGATCCGGCAAGTCCACCCTCCTGCACTGCGCGGCCGGCCTCGAGCGCCCCACCGGCGGGCAGGTCCTTCTCGGCGAGCGCGATCTCGCCACCGCTTCCGAACAGGAGCTGACCCGGCTGCGGCGCGGGGAGATCGGCTTCGTGTTCCAGAGCTTCAACCTCATCGGCTCCCTCACCGCCGAGCAGAACGTCGCCCTGCCGCTGCGGCTGGCCGGCCGCAAGGTGTCCGTCAAGGACGTCCGTGCCGTCCTCACCGACGTCGGGCTCGGCGAGCGGCTGCGCCATCGGCCCCGGGAACTCTCCGGCGGTCAGCAGCAACGCGTCGCGCTCGCGCGCGCCATGATCACACACCCCGCGGTCCTGTTCGCCGACGAACCGACGGGCGCGCTCGACTCCCGGTCCGCACGGACCGTGCTCGCACTCCTGCGCTCGATGGTCGACGTCTCGGAGCAGACGATCGTCATGGTCACCCACGACCCGGCCGCCGCGGCCGCCGCCGACTCCGTCGTCTTCCTCCGCGACGGGCGCCTCGTCGACCGTCTCGTCCGTCCCTCGGTACGCGAGGTCGCCGACCGGCTCGCGGAACTGGAGGTCTGA
- a CDS encoding TetR/AcrR family transcriptional regulator, translating into MAGKKQFDVDMALDAAMLQFWRSGYADTSVDDLSRATGLNRSSIYSSLGDKDTLFLRCLERYTTRYGDLYDAALSRAAGQPLAAARAFFDVTLERIADPTLPDGCLVAQTVMATPALSAKVAARAREAIGFQHTRLRAALKAGRLDDGAADSHATHLAAVNQSLALMSRAGTTTDQLHTIVDVTLDALARTLAASD; encoded by the coding sequence GTGGCAGGCAAGAAGCAGTTCGACGTCGACATGGCACTCGACGCCGCGATGCTCCAGTTCTGGCGGTCCGGCTACGCGGACACGTCGGTGGACGACCTGTCCAGGGCGACCGGACTGAACCGCAGCTCGATCTACTCCTCGCTCGGCGACAAGGACACGCTGTTCCTGCGCTGCCTGGAGCGCTACACCACGCGCTACGGAGACTTGTACGACGCCGCGTTGTCCCGCGCCGCCGGCCAACCCCTGGCAGCCGCGCGGGCGTTCTTCGACGTCACCCTGGAACGCATCGCGGACCCCACTCTGCCCGACGGCTGCCTGGTGGCCCAGACCGTCATGGCGACCCCGGCGCTGAGCGCGAAGGTCGCGGCACGCGCCCGCGAGGCGATCGGCTTCCAGCACACCCGGCTGCGCGCCGCCCTGAAGGCCGGCCGGCTCGACGACGGGGCGGCCGACTCCCACGCCACCCACCTCGCGGCCGTGAACCAGTCCCTCGCCCTGATGAGCCGAGCCGGCACGACCACGGACCAGCTGCACACCATCGTCGACGTGACCCTCGACGCACTGGCCCGAACCCTCGCCGCGAGCGACTGA
- a CDS encoding alpha/beta fold hydrolase → MSQTASVPPVSGNPVRELPLPDLAGFGHRWVDAGGVRLHAVEGGRADGPAVVLLAGFPQTWWAWREVMPQLAGRFRVLALDLPGQGHSERPDISYDTHTVAAHVHAALEALGVTTYWLAAHDVGAWVGFSLALTHPSGLRGLALLDAGIPGITLPDAVPTDPERAYKTWHFAFHLVPELPETLLTGREREYVGWFLKAKALSPDTFSYAEIEHYAASVAADGGLRAALAYYRDAAESARRNHEALAQRRLTVPVLGVSGSHGSIPDMAASLGPWADHVTGTVVPGAGHFLPDEQPDAVAAALTGFVGGDASAALSSRDSRPVM, encoded by the coding sequence ATGAGCCAGACCGCGAGCGTCCCCCCTGTCTCCGGCAATCCGGTGCGTGAGCTGCCGTTGCCCGACCTGGCCGGGTTCGGCCACCGCTGGGTCGACGCCGGTGGTGTCCGGCTGCACGCGGTCGAGGGCGGCCGGGCGGACGGTCCGGCGGTCGTGCTGCTCGCCGGGTTTCCGCAGACCTGGTGGGCGTGGCGCGAGGTGATGCCGCAGCTGGCCGGCCGGTTCCGTGTCCTCGCGCTCGACCTGCCCGGGCAGGGCCACTCCGAGCGCCCGGACATCAGCTACGACACGCACACGGTCGCCGCGCACGTACACGCCGCGCTCGAGGCGCTCGGAGTGACGACGTACTGGCTGGCCGCCCACGACGTCGGCGCGTGGGTCGGCTTCTCCCTCGCACTGACGCACCCGAGCGGGCTGCGTGGGCTGGCACTGCTCGACGCCGGCATCCCGGGCATCACCCTGCCCGACGCCGTCCCGACCGACCCCGAACGGGCGTACAAGACCTGGCACTTCGCCTTCCATCTCGTGCCCGAGCTGCCCGAGACGCTGCTCACCGGCCGCGAACGCGAGTACGTCGGCTGGTTCCTGAAGGCCAAGGCCCTTTCCCCCGACACCTTCAGCTACGCCGAGATCGAGCACTACGCCGCCTCCGTGGCCGCCGACGGCGGGCTCCGCGCCGCCCTGGCCTACTACCGGGACGCCGCCGAGTCGGCGCGCAGGAATCACGAGGCGCTGGCACAACGGCGCCTGACCGTCCCGGTGCTGGGGGTGTCCGGCAGCCACGGTTCCATCCCCGACATGGCGGCCTCCCTCGGACCGTGGGCCGACCACGTCACCGGGACCGTCGTGCCGGGCGCGGGGCACTTCCTTCCCGACGAGCAGCCCGACGCCGTCGCCGCCGCGCTGACCGGCTTCGTCGGCGGAGACGCGTCCGCGGCGCTCAGTTCCCGGGATTCGCGGCCAGTGATGTGA
- a CDS encoding serine/threonine dehydratase — translation MHPLAYGDIEAATHRIAGRVRPVSVAPSGPAALGGSHGRQGQQVYLALEFMQHTGSFKARGAQNFLQAHRDAGTLPDIGVTIASGGNAGLACAWAARRQGVPATVFLPATAPTLKVARLRSYGADVRLVGSEYAEALAACAEFAAATGALTSHAYDHPLIAAGAGTLLEELRARIPGLDTVVVAVGGGGLFAGVATAARHHGIRTVPVEPRNCRALDAAVEAGRPVDVAVDSVAADSLGARRASAMALHAAQEDGVRSVLVPDGEIVGARQALWDHHRLAVEHAAGAAFAAVVGSPETGRPLVDGERIAVVLCGANTDPGDLVR, via the coding sequence GTGCACCCACTCGCCTACGGCGACATCGAGGCCGCGACCCACCGGATCGCGGGGCGGGTCCGGCCCGTGAGCGTCGCGCCGTCGGGCCCTGCAGCGCTCGGGGGCAGCCACGGTCGGCAGGGCCAACAGGTCTATCTCGCACTGGAGTTCATGCAGCACACGGGCAGTTTCAAGGCCCGGGGCGCGCAGAACTTCCTCCAGGCCCACCGTGACGCCGGCACCCTCCCGGACATCGGTGTGACCATCGCCTCCGGCGGCAACGCGGGGCTGGCGTGTGCGTGGGCGGCCCGGCGGCAGGGCGTGCCGGCCACGGTGTTCCTGCCGGCCACGGCCCCCACGCTGAAGGTGGCCAGGCTCCGCTCGTACGGGGCCGACGTGCGCCTCGTCGGCAGTGAGTACGCGGAGGCGCTGGCGGCGTGCGCGGAGTTCGCCGCCGCCACCGGTGCGCTCACCTCGCACGCCTACGACCACCCGCTGATCGCCGCCGGGGCGGGCACCCTGCTGGAGGAGCTGCGCGCCCGGATCCCCGGTCTGGACACCGTGGTGGTCGCCGTCGGCGGGGGAGGGCTGTTCGCCGGCGTCGCGACCGCCGCCCGGCACCACGGGATCCGTACGGTTCCGGTCGAACCGCGGAACTGCCGCGCGCTGGACGCCGCCGTCGAGGCGGGGCGTCCGGTGGACGTCGCCGTGGACTCCGTCGCCGCCGACTCCCTCGGCGCCCGCCGCGCCTCCGCCATGGCCCTGCACGCCGCACAGGAGGACGGCGTACGCTCCGTGCTCGTGCCGGACGGCGAGATCGTCGGGGCCCGCCAGGCCCTGTGGGACCACCACCGGCTGGCGGTCGAGCACGCCGCCGGCGCGGCCTTCGCCGCGGTCGTCGGCTCGCCGGAGACCGGTCGCCCGCTCGTCGACGGCGAGCGGATCGCCGTCGTGCTGTGCGGGGCCAATACCGATCCGGGGGATCTGGTCCGGTAG
- a CDS encoding LacI family DNA-binding transcriptional regulator produces the protein MRVSLKDVAAHAGVSIKTVSNVVNNYQHVTPAMRERVQRSIDVLGYRPNLAARHLRKGRTGVIALALPELGNPYFAELAAAVVDTAAEHDYIVLLDHTGGRREQEILVSQGFRARVIDGLILSPIELEAEDLRDRENVPLVLLGERDYDLPYDHIAIDNVAAARDAVRHLVSLGRRNVAFIGARSGRSEPAQLRVRGWREELEAAGLPADDGLVAATDGWGHADGAAAMARILETGRRPDAVFAYNDPMAIGAMRVLHERGLRVPEDVAVVGFDDVIEGRFGAVTLTSVSPDKEAIGRLAVESVLARLGGDTRPPLRVSAEYRLVERESTVGRGVRG, from the coding sequence GTGCGGGTCAGCCTCAAGGACGTCGCCGCGCACGCGGGGGTCTCCATCAAAACCGTGTCCAACGTGGTGAACAACTATCAGCACGTCACCCCGGCCATGCGCGAGCGCGTCCAGAGGTCCATCGACGTACTCGGCTACCGGCCGAACCTGGCCGCCCGGCATCTGCGCAAGGGGCGTACGGGTGTCATCGCGCTCGCCCTGCCGGAGCTGGGCAACCCGTACTTCGCCGAACTCGCCGCGGCGGTCGTCGACACGGCCGCCGAGCACGACTACATCGTGCTGCTCGACCACACCGGCGGCCGCCGTGAGCAGGAGATCCTGGTCAGTCAGGGGTTCCGGGCACGTGTCATCGACGGGCTGATCCTCAGCCCCATCGAGCTGGAGGCGGAGGACCTGCGCGACCGGGAGAACGTGCCGCTGGTCCTGCTCGGTGAGCGGGACTACGACCTGCCCTACGACCACATCGCCATCGACAACGTCGCCGCCGCGCGGGACGCCGTCCGGCACCTGGTCTCGCTCGGGCGGCGGAACGTGGCGTTCATCGGGGCGCGGAGCGGGCGGAGCGAGCCCGCGCAGCTCCGGGTGCGCGGCTGGCGCGAGGAGCTGGAGGCGGCCGGGCTGCCCGCCGACGACGGGCTGGTCGCCGCGACGGACGGCTGGGGGCACGCGGACGGTGCGGCCGCCATGGCCCGGATCCTGGAGACGGGGCGCCGGCCGGACGCCGTGTTCGCGTACAACGACCCGATGGCCATCGGGGCGATGCGGGTGCTGCACGAGCGGGGGCTGCGGGTGCCCGAGGACGTCGCGGTCGTCGGGTTCGACGACGTGATCGAGGGGCGGTTCGGGGCGGTGACGCTGACGTCGGTGTCTCCGGACAAGGAGGCGATCGGGCGGCTCGCGGTGGAGTCGGTGCTGGCGCGGCTCGGTGGGGATACGCGGCCGCCGTTGCGGGTGTCGGCGGAGTATCGGTTGGTGGAGAGGGAGAGCACGGTGGGGAGGGGCGTGCGGGGGTGA
- a CDS encoding ABC transporter substrate-binding protein translates to MQRTIHRPHLLARPVVVALAAAVALTASACTKSEDDASDKQKSSSAADTQQKVATPKAGSKTCTIDAYGAKKIDLKNATVGFSQSEKEANPFRIAETQSIKDEAKKRGVKLLTANAQSQFSKQISDVQDLLAKGADLLVIAPLNSDGWEPVLQAAAAKKVPIVTIDRKINATPCKDYVSFIASDFVEQGKRAADQMIEATGGKGEVAILLGSAGNNVTTERTKGFKERIAEKAPDLKVVFEQTGDFSREKGQQVTEQLIQSKPGIKGIYAENDEMGLGAVAGLKGAGKKAGAVKIVTVDGTRNAVNAIVDGWISGVVESNPRFGPLAFQTLDTFTQGKEVAQDIIIQDGAYTSDNAKQDVGKAY, encoded by the coding sequence ATGCAGCGCACCATTCACCGTCCTCACCTCCTCGCCCGTCCCGTGGTCGTGGCCCTGGCCGCAGCGGTGGCCCTGACAGCGAGTGCCTGTACCAAGTCGGAGGACGACGCGTCGGACAAGCAGAAGTCCTCGTCCGCCGCCGACACGCAGCAGAAGGTCGCCACGCCGAAGGCCGGCAGCAAGACCTGCACCATCGACGCCTACGGCGCGAAGAAGATCGACCTGAAGAACGCCACCGTCGGCTTCTCCCAGTCCGAGAAGGAAGCCAACCCCTTCCGCATCGCCGAGACCCAGTCCATCAAGGACGAGGCCAAGAAGCGCGGCGTCAAGCTGCTGACGGCCAACGCCCAGTCGCAGTTCTCCAAGCAGATCAGCGACGTCCAGGACCTGCTCGCCAAGGGCGCCGACCTCCTCGTCATCGCCCCCCTCAACTCCGACGGCTGGGAGCCGGTGCTGCAGGCCGCCGCCGCCAAGAAGGTCCCGATCGTCACGATCGACCGCAAGATCAACGCGACGCCCTGCAAGGACTACGTCTCCTTCATCGCCTCGGACTTCGTGGAGCAGGGCAAGCGCGCCGCCGACCAGATGATCGAGGCGACGGGCGGCAAGGGCGAGGTCGCGATCCTGCTCGGGTCGGCGGGCAACAACGTCACCACCGAGCGCACCAAGGGCTTCAAGGAGCGCATCGCCGAGAAGGCCCCCGACCTGAAGGTCGTCTTCGAGCAGACCGGTGACTTCTCCCGCGAGAAGGGCCAGCAGGTCACGGAGCAGCTCATCCAGTCCAAGCCCGGGATCAAGGGCATCTACGCCGAGAACGACGAGATGGGCCTCGGCGCCGTGGCCGGCCTCAAGGGCGCCGGCAAGAAGGCCGGTGCCGTCAAGATCGTCACGGTGGACGGCACCCGCAACGCCGTCAACGCCATCGTCGACGGCTGGATCAGCGGCGTCGTCGAGTCCAACCCCCGGTTCGGCCCGCTGGCCTTCCAGACCCTGGACACCTTCACCCAGGGCAAGGAGGTCGCCCAGGACATCATCATCCAGGACGGCGCCTACACCTCCGACAACGCCAAGCAGGACGTCGGCAAGGCCTACTGA
- a CDS encoding sugar ABC transporter ATP-binding protein produces the protein MAPPAEVLAIRGLSKTFPGVRALDGVDLVLHPGEVHALIGENGAGKSTLIKVLTGVYRPDAGTVEFQGRQVSFATPLEAQKAGISTIYQEVNLIPLLSVARNLFLGREPRTRLGLLDFARMNREAEETLRTYGVRVDVRQSLRTLGVGAQQMVALARAVATDARVVIMDEPTSSLEPREVETLFSVIRRLRDAGIAVVYVSHRLDELYAVCETVTVLRDGRRVHHGRLAELSRLDLVSTMLGRELGEVRAEGLTKFTGDHHAADARPVLEATDLTVPHKLHGVSVSIRPGEVVGLGGLLGSGRTETAKAISGALPVRSGKVVVAGTSLRGGSTPGAIRAGISLLPEDRKSEGIVPGLSVRENIALAALPRLSRFGMVSEARVDSIVDTFIERLRIKASSPHQKVGELSGGNQQKVLLARWLAMNPKVLLLDEPTRGIDVGAKAEVQKLVDELAEDGLGVLLISSDLEELIEGSDRVVVLKDGAVVGELTGEDVTEDKLMRTIAGDVPARTAVKEAATDG, from the coding sequence GTGGCACCACCCGCCGAGGTCCTCGCCATCCGCGGACTCAGCAAGACCTTCCCCGGAGTCCGGGCCCTGGACGGAGTGGACCTCGTCCTGCACCCCGGTGAGGTGCACGCCCTCATCGGAGAGAACGGCGCCGGCAAGTCCACGCTCATCAAGGTGCTCACCGGCGTGTACCGGCCGGACGCCGGCACCGTCGAGTTCCAGGGCCGACAGGTCTCCTTCGCCACCCCGCTGGAGGCCCAGAAGGCCGGCATCTCCACCATCTACCAAGAGGTCAACCTCATCCCGCTGCTGAGCGTGGCCCGCAACCTCTTCCTCGGGCGCGAACCGCGCACCCGGCTCGGGCTGCTGGACTTCGCGCGCATGAACCGGGAGGCCGAGGAGACCCTGCGGACCTACGGCGTCCGCGTGGACGTGCGCCAGTCACTGCGCACCCTCGGCGTCGGCGCCCAGCAGATGGTGGCCCTCGCCCGCGCGGTGGCCACCGACGCACGCGTCGTCATCATGGACGAACCCACCTCGTCCCTCGAACCCCGCGAGGTCGAGACCCTCTTCTCCGTCATCCGGCGCCTGCGCGACGCGGGCATCGCCGTCGTCTACGTCAGCCACCGCCTCGACGAGCTGTACGCCGTGTGCGAGACGGTCACCGTGCTCCGCGACGGACGCCGGGTCCACCACGGCCGGCTCGCCGAACTCAGCCGCCTCGACCTGGTCTCCACCATGCTCGGCCGCGAGCTGGGCGAGGTCCGCGCGGAGGGGCTGACCAAGTTCACCGGCGACCACCACGCCGCCGACGCCCGGCCCGTCCTGGAGGCGACCGACCTCACCGTGCCGCACAAACTGCACGGCGTCTCGGTCAGCATCCGGCCCGGCGAGGTCGTCGGACTCGGCGGACTGCTCGGCTCGGGACGCACCGAGACCGCGAAGGCCATCTCCGGCGCGCTGCCCGTCCGTTCGGGCAAGGTCGTGGTCGCCGGCACCTCGCTGCGCGGCGGCTCCACCCCCGGCGCCATCCGCGCCGGCATCAGCCTGCTGCCCGAGGACCGCAAGAGCGAGGGCATCGTGCCGGGCCTCTCGGTCCGCGAGAACATCGCGCTCGCCGCCCTGCCCCGCCTCTCCCGCTTCGGCATGGTCTCCGAGGCCCGCGTCGACAGCATCGTCGACACGTTCATCGAACGATTGCGCATCAAGGCCTCCTCTCCGCACCAGAAGGTCGGCGAACTCTCCGGCGGCAACCAGCAGAAGGTGCTGCTCGCCCGGTGGCTGGCCATGAACCCCAAGGTGCTGCTCCTGGACGAACCCACCCGGGGCATCGACGTCGGCGCCAAGGCCGAGGTGCAGAAACTCGTGGACGAACTGGCCGAGGACGGCCTCGGCGTCCTGCTCATCTCCTCCGACCTGGAGGAACTGATCGAAGGGTCCGACCGCGTGGTCGTACTGAAGGACGGTGCGGTCGTCGGCGAACTGACCGGCGAGGACGTCACCGAGGACAAGCTGATGCGGACCATCGCCGGGGACGTCCCCGCGCGGACCGCGGTGAAGGAGGCCGCCACCGATGGCTGA